The proteins below come from a single Sporosarcina sp. FSL K6-3457 genomic window:
- a CDS encoding internalin, protein MSRAARKVSHPARKASHPARKASHPARKASHPARKASHPARKASHPARKASHPARKVSHPARKASHPARKASHPARKASHPARKASHPARKASHPARKASHPARKVSHPARKASHPARKASRPARNSSPLRNIDI, encoded by the coding sequence GTGAGTCGCGCCGCGCGCAAAGTGAGTCATCCCGCGCGCAAAGCGAGTCATCCCGCGCGCAAAGCGAGTCATCCCGCGCGCAAAGCGAGTCATCCCGCGCGCAAAGCGAGTCATCCCGCGCGCAAAGCGAGTCATCCTGCGCGCAAAGCGAGTCATCCCGCGCGCAAAGTGAGTCATCCCGCGCGCAAAGCGAGTCATCCCGCGCGCAAAGCGAGTCATCCCGCGCGCAAAGCGAGTCATCCTGCGCGCAAAGCGAGTCATCCCGCGCGCAAAGCGAGTCATCCCGCGCGCAAAGCGAGTCATCCCGCGCGCAAAGTGAGTCATCCCGCGCGCAAAGCGAGTCATCCCGCGCGCAAAGCGAGTCGTCCCGCGCGCAACAGCTCTCCCCTGCGTAACATCGACATCTAG
- a CDS encoding response regulator transcription factor has protein sequence MEKHRIFIVEDDRKIAQLLADTLRKYQYDVAIVEDFERVTEECLAFDPHLVLLDINLPSYDGYYWCRQLRQHTTCPILFISARSGDMDQVFALENGGDDFITKPFHYEIVLAKIRSHLRRTFGEYAPNQSERTVKAGVLNLYIERMELQVRNNIVPLQKKECVILELLIDATPKVVSREKLLEELWDDQSFVDENTLNVNMTRVRKKLADYDIQSSIETVRGAGYRFLLAPEES, from the coding sequence ATGGAGAAACACCGTATTTTTATTGTTGAAGATGACCGCAAAATTGCACAATTATTAGCAGACACATTAAGGAAATATCAATATGACGTTGCCATTGTCGAAGATTTTGAGCGTGTCACTGAGGAATGCTTGGCATTCGATCCACATCTTGTTTTGCTTGACATAAACTTGCCTTCTTATGACGGCTATTATTGGTGTCGTCAACTTCGCCAACATACGACATGTCCTATTCTATTCATCTCCGCGCGATCTGGTGACATGGACCAAGTATTTGCGTTGGAAAATGGCGGCGATGATTTCATTACGAAACCTTTTCACTATGAAATCGTCCTTGCAAAAATAAGAAGTCATTTACGTAGAACGTTTGGCGAATATGCACCGAACCAATCCGAACGTACCGTGAAGGCCGGGGTACTCAACTTATACATCGAACGGATGGAGTTGCAAGTTCGCAATAATATTGTACCTTTGCAAAAAAAAGAATGTGTTATCTTAGAATTGCTTATCGATGCGACGCCCAAAGTGGTGTCACGTGAAAAATTATTGGAAGAGCTATGGGACGACCAATCTTTTGTCGATGAAAACACATTAAATGTTAATATGACCCGGGTTCGTAAAAAATTGGCTGATTACGACATTCAATCGTCCATTGAAACAGTACGTGGCGCGGGGTATCGCTTCTTATTGGCACCGGAGGAATCATGA
- a CDS encoding sensor histidine kinase, with translation MKKFRIFISEHVPFLLFQILLVLFILLLYWLDGFRNFNTAVYAISMSMLLTVGYLVGKFIMRRSFYAAITRKPDKMEDALIRHAQAPEHRQTTEFTRDLYKLYQNEVQLLYASQHRQLHFMNQWVHQMKTPISVIGLLLQEQDDLDRDSINEEIDKLRRGLDSVLVNARLETFEQDMQIERAALKTVVQEIVTEHKRLFITNGVFPVISIDEKFTVATDMKWLKIVIGQFITNAVKYTFEQGKKVHLTATSTEQGIQLLIRDEGIGIPSSDLNRVTKAFFTGENGRLTGESTGMGLYIASEVCNRLGHPLAIDSELGKGTTVTVLFKNGEVGEADDKERNRGIDGSDENL, from the coding sequence ATGAAAAAATTTAGAATTTTCATTAGCGAGCATGTGCCCTTTCTTCTTTTTCAAATACTACTCGTGCTGTTCATTTTACTATTATACTGGCTGGATGGCTTCCGAAATTTCAATACCGCAGTTTACGCTATTAGTATGAGCATGCTGTTAACTGTGGGGTATCTAGTTGGCAAATTCATCATGAGACGATCCTTTTATGCAGCGATTACGCGTAAGCCAGATAAGATGGAAGATGCACTAATCCGCCATGCGCAAGCGCCGGAACATCGGCAAACAACAGAATTCACACGTGACTTGTACAAGCTGTACCAAAACGAAGTGCAGCTGTTATATGCTTCTCAACACCGACAGCTCCATTTTATGAATCAATGGGTCCATCAGATGAAAACACCGATTTCTGTCATAGGATTGCTGTTACAGGAACAAGATGATTTGGACCGCGATAGTATCAATGAAGAAATTGACAAATTACGACGTGGTCTCGATTCTGTATTGGTCAATGCACGTCTTGAAACGTTTGAGCAGGATATGCAAATTGAGCGGGCTGCGCTGAAAACGGTTGTGCAGGAAATTGTGACAGAGCATAAACGGCTATTCATCACAAATGGTGTGTTTCCTGTTATTTCAATTGATGAGAAATTCACAGTTGCTACGGATATGAAGTGGTTGAAGATTGTCATTGGGCAGTTCATAACCAATGCGGTGAAATATACATTTGAGCAAGGGAAGAAAGTCCATCTAACCGCGACTAGTACAGAACAGGGTATCCAGCTATTGATTCGAGATGAAGGAATTGGCATTCCCTCGTCGGACTTGAACCGCGTGACGAAGGCTTTCTTTACTGGTGAAAATGGTCGACTCACAGGTGAGTCGACTGGGATGGGATTGTATATCGCATCAGAAGTGTGTAACAGATTGGGACATCCGTTAGCGATTGACTCGGAGCTTGGCAAAGGGACAACGGTGACTGTCCTCTTTAAAAATGGAGAGGTGGGAGAAGCGGATGATAAGGAACGTAATCGTGGAATTGACGGAAGTGACGAAAATCTATGA
- a CDS encoding ABC transporter ATP-binding protein: MIRNVIVELTEVTKIYEGKVMHRALNRLDFEVEEGEFVAVMGPSGSGKTTLLNLISTITVPTYGRLMINGIEPEALKENDLALFRRRNLGFVFQDINLLQMLTVEENLVLPLTLDGIAVPEMEKRILEFAKRLDLSDILNRRPDELSGGQAQRTAIGRALIHRPKIILADEPTGNLDSKSARDVLELLSQINKTEKKTVIMVTHDPIAASYCDRVLFIKDGEFFNEIYKDERRQTFFQRILNVLSLLGGNVHDLSSVRLP; this comes from the coding sequence ATGATAAGGAACGTAATCGTGGAATTGACGGAAGTGACGAAAATCTATGAGGGAAAAGTGATGCACCGGGCATTGAACCGCCTCGATTTTGAAGTGGAGGAAGGCGAATTTGTTGCGGTGATGGGACCTTCCGGCAGTGGGAAAACGACGTTGTTGAACTTGATTTCGACGATTACGGTGCCGACCTATGGACGTCTGATGATCAATGGCATTGAACCGGAAGCGCTGAAAGAAAATGATTTGGCCTTATTCAGACGACGTAATCTTGGTTTTGTCTTTCAAGATATTAATCTCCTTCAAATGCTGACAGTAGAAGAAAATCTTGTATTGCCACTGACGCTGGATGGGATTGCTGTTCCTGAAATGGAGAAACGTATTTTGGAATTTGCTAAACGCCTGGATTTGTCAGATATTTTGAACCGCCGACCGGATGAGTTATCGGGTGGACAGGCACAGCGAACGGCAATTGGTCGTGCTTTGATTCACAGGCCAAAAATTATTCTCGCAGATGAGCCGACGGGAAATTTGGATTCGAAATCAGCTAGGGATGTCCTTGAACTGCTCAGTCAAATTAATAAAACCGAGAAAAAAACGGTGATTATGGTGACACATGATCCGATTGCCGCCAGTTATTGTGATCGGGTTCTGTTCATTAAGGATGGCGAATTTTTTAATGAAATTTATAAAGATGAAAGGCGTCAGACGTTTTTTCAACGTATTTTGAACGTCTTGTCGTTGCTCGGAGGAAATGTACATGACCTTTCGTCAGTTCGCTTACCGTAA
- a CDS encoding FtsX-like permease family protein — protein MTFRQFAYRNVVRNRRIYAAFLMASVFSVMVFFLYSMLLFHPSIEDRFIQEIAITGMGAAEIILYIFTVFFLFYSMRAFLQARSKEFGILLHLGMAKRQLNRLIFTETMFIGMTSIAAGTFLGYMFSKFFFMIVREIVLLPALPLYFSWQPFALTIGAFMSLFVIISIVAPVFIRTGEVADLIQGEAGSQGAYGYSKSRGYFGLLFLGAAYLMAVSATNSVVIELLFFLPPLAIIGTFYFFTDSLPLLLHQIRKRKRLYWNHFWLLSISEGVVRLRENARMFFIVTMVSTIAFMSVGLLASLTSFASQYREMHPLGLIYKSQQDNERERQHIAQLVNELNADKIDYSMIRFQVLEQTSSYTSNPVAVLKLSAINMLALSFGYPKVDLEAGEALFLPPSVSSYDQLNNRTVRTFLEESEVLVKIEGAYPYHLFSSYSIAQNAIVLNDTDYDKVFDIVFTNELNSFTYYAFNVPDWQETKDIGLSIDATDTESFLAGTTPEKLPYSFVNPGLNYSVIRTTFSLLLFIGLLLAAVFFLAAGSFIYFRLYTSLERDRKQFDVLRRMGITDREFKKIVNRQLIPQFFFPWGVAFVHSSFAILALQVIWDALAEISIVKELVLVLLVFTLMQICYFYLIRWRYLAHIKAPG, from the coding sequence ATGACCTTTCGTCAGTTCGCTTACCGTAATGTCGTTCGCAATCGACGCATCTATGCCGCTTTTCTCATGGCAAGTGTCTTTTCCGTTATGGTATTTTTCTTGTATTCGATGTTGCTATTTCATCCATCCATTGAGGACAGATTCATCCAAGAAATTGCCATCACGGGAATGGGTGCGGCAGAAATTATTTTGTATATTTTTACGGTATTTTTCTTGTTTTATTCGATGCGGGCATTTTTGCAGGCGAGGTCCAAAGAGTTTGGTATTTTACTTCATTTGGGTATGGCCAAACGTCAGTTGAATCGCCTGATTTTTACTGAAACGATGTTTATCGGTATGACATCTATCGCTGCGGGGACGTTTCTCGGCTATATGTTTTCAAAGTTTTTCTTTATGATTGTCCGAGAAATTGTGTTATTACCAGCCTTACCGCTCTATTTTTCATGGCAACCATTTGCACTAACGATTGGTGCTTTTATGAGTTTATTTGTCATTATATCAATTGTTGCGCCGGTGTTTATTCGGACGGGAGAAGTGGCTGATCTTATACAAGGGGAAGCGGGAAGTCAAGGAGCGTATGGCTATTCGAAGAGCCGTGGTTATTTTGGGTTACTGTTTCTTGGAGCAGCATATTTAATGGCAGTGAGTGCAACGAACTCGGTCGTCATTGAATTACTGTTTTTTCTACCACCTTTGGCTATAATTGGAACATTTTACTTTTTCACGGATTCCTTACCATTACTATTGCATCAGATTCGCAAACGGAAACGATTATATTGGAATCATTTTTGGCTGCTATCAATATCAGAAGGCGTTGTCCGATTGCGTGAAAATGCACGTATGTTTTTTATCGTCACGATGGTGTCGACCATTGCGTTCATGTCAGTTGGTCTGTTAGCATCATTGACTTCATTCGCTTCTCAGTACCGTGAAATGCATCCGCTAGGTCTTATTTACAAAAGTCAGCAAGACAATGAGCGTGAACGCCAGCATATTGCGCAACTGGTCAATGAACTCAATGCCGACAAAATCGATTATTCGATGATCCGATTTCAAGTACTGGAACAGACGTCATCATACACGTCAAATCCGGTTGCTGTATTGAAGCTTTCTGCTATTAATATGCTGGCTCTTTCATTTGGCTATCCAAAGGTTGATTTAGAGGCGGGGGAGGCATTGTTTTTGCCGCCTTCGGTTTCGTCCTATGATCAGCTGAATAATCGAACAGTGAGAACATTTCTTGAAGAAAGCGAGGTGTTGGTTAAGATTGAAGGGGCGTACCCCTATCATTTGTTTTCATCGTATTCCATTGCTCAAAACGCTATCGTCTTGAATGATACGGATTATGATAAGGTATTTGACATCGTGTTTACAAATGAATTAAATTCATTTACGTATTACGCCTTCAATGTGCCGGATTGGCAGGAGACAAAGGATATCGGACTATCGATTGATGCGACTGATACAGAATCATTTCTCGCGGGGACGACACCTGAAAAACTGCCGTATTCCTTCGTCAATCCAGGCTTGAACTATTCAGTCATCCGAACGACTTTTTCGTTGCTTTTGTTCATCGGGTTACTATTAGCAGCCGTATTTTTCTTGGCAGCGGGCAGCTTTATTTATTTTAGACTGTATACCTCACTGGAGCGTGATCGAAAACAGTTTGATGTACTCCGACGCATGGGAATTACAGATCGGGAATTCAAAAAAATCGTCAATCGACAATTAATCCCCCAGTTTTTCTTCCCTTGGGGTGTGGCATTTGTCCATAGTTCGTTTGCAATTCTAGCACTACAAGTGATTTGGGATGCACTGGCCGAGATTTCGATAGTCAAAGAACTTGTACTTGTCTTACTTGTCTTTACGTTGATGCAAATTTGTTATTTTTATTTAATACGCTGGCGCTACCTCGCGCATATTAAAGCACCAGGGTAG
- a CDS encoding fatty acid--CoA ligase family protein, which produces MNLVSRVHETATTQPGKIAYHFMGKDTSYAEFDQSVSMFASALQGLGIEKGDNVAFLLGNTPHFLISLYATMRIGATAVPVNPIYTPDEISYIIHNSDAKAVIALDLLLPLVEQAAGAFPTVGHYVICETVPETPAKIAALPEAVKMKVHPFTQLIATGKPNIEPVAIDENETAVILYTSGTTGRPKGAMLTHGNLYSNARDVADYLGYSESDRIVATLPVFHVFALTVVVNAPLVKGATILLVPRFSPGDIFSIVKEKQATIFAAVPTMYNFLYQFPDSNPADFKSVRIAISGGSSLPVALLHNFEEKFDVRISEGYGLSEASPVTCFNPLDRERIPGSIGTSIINVENKIVNELGEDVPDGEVGELIVRGPNVMKGYYKMPEETEVTIRDGWLYTGDMARRDENGYFYIVDRKKDLVIVGGYNVYPREVEEVLFAHRDIVEAAVIGLPDVDFGEVVHAFVVLKEGAATDEASITAYCADRLAKYKVPKRIEFLDELPKNTTGKILRRSLKEQVTQ; this is translated from the coding sequence ATGAATTTAGTTTCACGTGTGCACGAAACGGCAACGACGCAACCCGGAAAAATTGCTTATCACTTTATGGGGAAAGATACATCGTACGCCGAGTTTGACCAGTCGGTATCGATGTTCGCTTCAGCATTACAAGGTTTGGGAATTGAAAAAGGAGATAATGTTGCATTTTTACTTGGCAACACACCACATTTCCTTATTTCGCTATATGCGACGATGCGGATTGGTGCGACGGCAGTTCCAGTCAATCCGATTTACACGCCAGACGAAATTTCGTACATCATACATAACAGTGACGCGAAGGCAGTGATCGCACTCGATCTTTTATTGCCACTTGTGGAACAGGCAGCGGGGGCATTTCCGACTGTTGGGCATTATGTGATTTGCGAAACAGTTCCTGAAACACCAGCAAAAATTGCCGCACTACCTGAAGCGGTGAAAATGAAAGTTCATCCATTCACACAGCTTATTGCCACAGGGAAGCCAAACATCGAGCCTGTTGCTATAGATGAAAATGAAACCGCTGTCATTTTGTATACGTCAGGCACAACAGGACGTCCAAAAGGCGCTATGCTGACACATGGTAACTTGTATTCTAACGCACGCGACGTCGCGGATTACTTGGGCTACTCGGAAAGTGATCGTATTGTAGCGACGTTACCGGTGTTCCATGTGTTTGCTTTAACAGTAGTCGTTAATGCGCCGCTCGTCAAAGGAGCAACAATTTTACTTGTTCCACGTTTCTCGCCAGGGGATATTTTCAGTATCGTCAAAGAAAAACAGGCAACGATATTCGCGGCCGTGCCGACGATGTACAACTTCCTCTATCAATTCCCAGATAGTAATCCAGCAGATTTCAAATCGGTTCGGATTGCCATCTCAGGTGGGTCATCATTGCCAGTCGCCTTGCTCCATAATTTCGAAGAGAAATTTGACGTGCGCATCTCGGAAGGCTACGGCCTATCCGAAGCATCACCGGTTACTTGCTTCAATCCACTCGATCGCGAGCGCATTCCAGGCTCGATTGGCACTTCGATTATCAATGTCGAAAATAAAATCGTCAATGAGCTTGGGGAAGATGTGCCAGATGGTGAAGTCGGCGAGCTAATCGTACGCGGACCGAACGTCATGAAGGGCTACTACAAAATGCCAGAAGAAACCGAAGTGACAATTCGAGATGGTTGGTTGTATACAGGTGATATGGCCAGGCGAGATGAAAACGGTTACTTCTATATTGTCGACCGCAAAAAGGATCTTGTCATCGTCGGCGGTTACAACGTTTACCCACGTGAAGTCGAAGAAGTATTATTCGCGCACCGTGACATCGTTGAAGCAGCAGTCATCGGCTTACCAGATGTCGATTTCGGCGAAGTGGTCCATGCTTTCGTCGTCTTGAAAGAAGGTGCGGCAACTGACGAAGCATCCATAACAGCCTACTGTGCGGACCGTCTAGCCAAATACAAAGTACCTAAACGCATTGAATTTTTGGATGAACTACCGAAAAATACAACCGGTAAAATTTTGAGGCGCTCATTGAAAGAGCAAGTGACACAGTGA
- a CDS encoding IS4 family transposase, whose product MDKYTIKTVFNEYIYPLDTHVVQKMIDHANIDKYVKKLDTLTFTKLFIYAQLQGLPSLRRISEKVKRKKTVQRIIGIVSISKSQLSRKLGNIPPEIFKVVLHHLIQKLHQQIGPKKADAALGKIHLIDSSTISMCLSQYRWADFRDTKAGVKMHTSIIFSDGISYPNDVIITPARPSDLTQLDALIVQDKEALHVFDRGYFDFDKFDFYCENGIRFVTRIKSNTIIHLIEELPVDSSSAITRRAIVKIGKMKHPLYLIEALNGEGKKISIVCNDAKRSAQEISDLYRNRWQIELFFKWIKQHLVLKKCYGKSANAVFNQIYIAMITFCLTLLLKTRLGYKGTLLHLFEWISDLWAKKLSELVEKLFKKPKRSSKGRRRMNHQQIFEETESQYVQGDTAHLDGLTYDPII is encoded by the coding sequence ATGGACAAGTATACCATAAAAACTGTATTCAATGAATACATTTATCCACTCGATACACATGTTGTACAAAAAATGATTGATCATGCCAATATTGATAAGTATGTGAAGAAGCTTGATACCCTGACGTTTACAAAGCTTTTCATCTATGCCCAATTACAGGGGTTACCGAGTCTTAGACGAATTAGTGAAAAAGTGAAGCGTAAAAAAACTGTACAAAGAATAATTGGTATCGTTAGCATTAGTAAATCCCAACTCTCACGAAAGTTGGGGAATATTCCACCTGAAATATTCAAGGTAGTCTTGCATCATCTTATTCAAAAACTCCATCAACAAATTGGTCCGAAAAAGGCAGACGCGGCACTTGGGAAAATCCATTTAATCGACTCTTCCACCATTTCAATGTGTCTTAGTCAATATCGGTGGGCGGATTTTCGTGATACAAAAGCCGGTGTAAAAATGCATACATCTATCATTTTTTCAGATGGGATATCTTACCCAAACGATGTGATTATTACACCTGCCAGACCCTCTGATTTAACACAGTTAGATGCGTTAATCGTACAGGATAAAGAGGCTCTTCATGTGTTCGACCGGGGTTATTTCGATTTCGACAAGTTCGATTTCTATTGCGAGAACGGAATTCGTTTTGTCACGCGTATCAAGTCCAACACCATCATTCACTTGATAGAAGAGCTACCTGTAGATTCTTCCTCGGCAATTACACGGAGGGCCATCGTAAAAATTGGGAAGATGAAACATCCCCTTTATTTGATAGAGGCATTGAATGGTGAAGGAAAAAAGATCTCGATTGTGTGCAATGATGCGAAAAGAAGTGCCCAAGAAATTAGCGACCTTTACCGCAATCGTTGGCAAATTGAATTGTTTTTCAAATGGATTAAACAGCACTTAGTTTTGAAAAAGTGTTATGGAAAAAGTGCGAATGCGGTATTCAATCAAATTTATATTGCCATGATTACTTTTTGTTTAACACTCTTATTGAAGACGAGATTAGGCTATAAAGGTACTCTGCTTCATTTATTCGAATGGATTAGTGACCTTTGGGCCAAAAAACTCTCCGAGTTGGTTGAGAAACTATTCAAGAAACCGAAACGCTCGTCAAAAGGACGACGGCGAATGAATCACCAACAAATCTTTGAAGAGACCGAGTCGCAGTACGTTCAAGGTGATACTGCCCATTTAGATGGCCTAACTTACGACCCAATCATTTAA
- a CDS encoding methyl-accepting chemotaxis protein — protein MKFTVGNKLLGGFLIVAIILGAISSISYFNIKKIDSAYTDLVDRRSIIETHALNMEINASREISTLRGILLEEEGTEEELAQVITLLDEYIEAAYKLADNQGHQDTLTQLGTMNEEFKKESDKIISLMKSDPEQANSHAFYVVIPLVKEIRVLSNQIAMEQAELMDEASIASSELVTSVTLTILTLSVIAFILAILIGVIITRMITKPILLIESAAEEIASGDLTQADIKVKNRDEIGNLATSFNQMKTNLQRLIHQVSIDAEQVAATSEQLSAGAEQTSLATEQISIAIQEVAVGSETQVSHARGASQVVAEISSGMNQAATSIQSVADLTTTTSEKASAGNTVVTQTVEQINLVHQSVSETREVINALGEKSGEIGQIVELITQIADQTNLLALNAAIEAARAGEHGRGFSVVADEVKKLAEGSGEAAGQIRNLILEIQTEADNAVQSMSLGSSVVEKGIDMVHQTGEVFKDILVAIEQVTAESQEVSAIIEQVNSSSQNMVDTMEGVASIAEQSAGNTQNVAASVEEQNASMQEISASTEALSSMAQDLQEAVSTFKV, from the coding sequence ATGAAATTCACAGTTGGTAATAAATTACTAGGCGGGTTCTTAATTGTAGCCATTATTCTTGGCGCCATTAGCTCTATATCTTATTTCAACATCAAGAAAATAGACAGCGCTTATACTGATTTGGTTGATCGGCGATCAATTATTGAAACGCATGCATTGAATATGGAAATCAATGCCTCTCGGGAAATTAGTACCTTGCGAGGTATACTATTAGAAGAAGAGGGTACAGAAGAAGAATTAGCGCAAGTGATTACCCTACTTGATGAATACATTGAGGCTGCCTACAAGCTTGCTGATAACCAAGGACACCAAGATACACTTACTCAGCTTGGCACGATGAACGAGGAATTTAAGAAGGAGTCAGACAAAATTATAAGTTTAATGAAGTCTGATCCAGAACAAGCCAATAGCCATGCTTTTTATGTCGTTATACCTTTAGTAAAAGAGATACGCGTGCTCTCGAATCAAATAGCTATGGAACAAGCCGAGCTTATGGATGAAGCAAGTATCGCCAGTTCGGAATTGGTTACCTCTGTTACTTTGACAATTCTTACTTTAAGTGTGATTGCTTTTATTTTGGCCATTTTAATAGGTGTCATCATTACTCGAATGATTACAAAACCGATTTTATTAATCGAAAGTGCTGCTGAGGAAATCGCGTCGGGCGATTTAACTCAAGCAGACATAAAGGTGAAAAATCGTGATGAAATAGGGAATCTTGCAACATCCTTTAACCAAATGAAAACGAATCTTCAACGATTAATTCACCAAGTTAGCATAGATGCCGAGCAAGTTGCGGCAACTTCAGAACAGCTTTCTGCTGGTGCTGAACAGACCAGTCTAGCAACTGAACAAATCTCAATTGCCATTCAAGAGGTAGCTGTAGGTTCAGAAACACAGGTTTCCCATGCAAGAGGGGCTTCTCAAGTAGTTGCCGAAATCTCAAGTGGGATGAATCAGGCTGCAACTTCTATACAATCTGTTGCTGATTTAACGACGACTACAAGCGAAAAAGCAAGTGCTGGAAATACTGTCGTTACCCAAACCGTTGAACAAATAAATCTTGTACACCAATCCGTAAGTGAAACGAGAGAGGTTATTAACGCCCTAGGTGAAAAATCAGGGGAAATTGGTCAAATCGTTGAATTGATTACGCAGATTGCTGATCAGACGAATCTCTTAGCTTTAAATGCTGCAATTGAAGCTGCGCGGGCTGGCGAACATGGTCGTGGATTTTCAGTCGTTGCTGATGAAGTGAAAAAGTTAGCCGAGGGATCTGGAGAGGCTGCTGGACAAATCCGTAATCTTATTCTAGAAATTCAAACGGAAGCAGATAATGCCGTTCAATCTATGAGTCTTGGGTCATCCGTTGTCGAAAAAGGGATTGATATGGTTCATCAAACAGGTGAGGTCTTTAAAGATATATTGGTCGCTATTGAGCAAGTAACCGCTGAATCACAGGAAGTTTCCGCCATTATTGAGCAAGTGAATTCAAGCTCACAAAATATGGTAGATACAATGGAAGGGGTAGCTTCTATTGCTGAACAATCTGCTGGTAACACACAGAATGTAGCTGCTTCAGTAGAAGAACAAAATGCCTCCATGCAGGAAATATCGGCTTCAACAGAAGCCCTGAGTTCAATGGCTCAAGATTTACAAGAAGCGGTTAGTACTTTTAAAGTATGA
- a CDS encoding CotH kinase family protein — protein MLIPEYQLFIHPSNKSELRRDIWQDDPVAAKLTIHKKKYAIDLAYRGSHIRDLRKKSYHVSFYKPGMYRQAKEVHWNAEFQDPSFIRNKLSFDFFDEIGCLSPKSRFVFLKMNGGNEGLYLELESVDECFLVNRHLPKGAIFYAVDGDANFSLMSDLDKKVKESLSLGYEKKCGTAQDEVYLQELIFMINTLTKDEFETEIIKYVNIDQYLRWLAGVVFTQNFDGFVHNYALYRNGETSLFEVVPWDYDATWGRDVDGEIMEEDYLRVQGFNTLTARILDVKTFRTHYKNLLEDILTNKFTVDYLKPKIAALHAHIRPYIEKDPYEKDNLEVFDQEPAYICAYIEARGNYIRSQLAALE, from the coding sequence ATGCTAATTCCCGAATATCAGCTCTTTATTCACCCATCAAATAAAAGCGAACTACGAAGAGATATTTGGCAGGACGATCCAGTGGCTGCGAAGCTGACAATTCACAAGAAGAAATATGCCATTGATCTAGCCTATCGTGGTTCGCATATTCGTGATTTACGTAAGAAATCGTATCATGTCAGTTTTTACAAACCGGGTATGTATCGGCAGGCAAAGGAAGTTCATTGGAATGCAGAATTTCAAGACCCATCATTCATAAGAAACAAATTATCCTTTGATTTTTTCGATGAAATTGGCTGTTTATCCCCCAAATCACGCTTCGTTTTTTTGAAGATGAACGGGGGGAATGAGGGACTTTACTTGGAGCTAGAGTCAGTGGATGAATGTTTCCTAGTGAATCGCCATTTGCCAAAAGGAGCGATTTTTTATGCGGTAGATGGCGATGCTAATTTTTCGTTAATGAGTGATCTTGATAAAAAAGTAAAGGAATCGCTCAGCCTTGGCTATGAAAAAAAGTGTGGAACAGCGCAGGATGAGGTTTATTTACAAGAGCTGATTTTTATGATTAATACACTGACCAAAGATGAATTTGAAACCGAAATCATCAAGTACGTCAACATTGACCAGTATCTCCGTTGGCTTGCCGGGGTCGTTTTCACTCAAAACTTTGATGGTTTTGTCCATAACTATGCACTGTACCGCAATGGAGAAACAAGTTTGTTTGAGGTGGTTCCGTGGGATTATGATGCGACATGGGGAAGAGATGTTGATGGGGAAATCATGGAAGAAGACTATTTAAGAGTCCAAGGGTTTAACACACTTACAGCCCGAATATTAGATGTGAAAACGTTTCGTACTCACTATAAAAACCTGCTAGAAGATATTTTGACGAACAAATTTACTGTAGATTATTTGAAGCCCAAAATAGCAGCATTACATGCTCACATCAGGCCTTATATTGAAAAAGATCCATATGAAAAGGACAATCTGGAAGTGTTCGATCAAGAACCAGCGTATATCTGTGCGTATATTGAAGCGCGGGGGAATTATATCAGAAGCCAATTGGCAGCATTAGAGTAG